In uncultured Cohaesibacter sp., a genomic segment contains:
- a CDS encoding glycosyltransferase codes for MAHQNKIIIAGVGRSGTSFLFEEIASALKELGDSSFFYEPYLWSPEKVNKTGKVAAEPFDTRNFSPFGIHVHCESPLFLRKSHSLHDQMIARIFKGNGHRLTKLIRGNGRLEAYLSSDPSIKVIGVLRDVVGTINSAANHFSFFGEEFHPTDRPRFGREVLQRFNEQVVVPNESEVDRQVIWSCLWWQFMNRALFEAKRVFPDRILIVDYGSLKIDQEGAYNKIEEFLGIPIKKHRLNKKIGITSSANYLKGVNESLLEPFQKWLNDSLDGDSDIFVRPESQTLFPAEKILQSYSCTREGVVLRSPLFRTVIGWRYQLAREEEKARKLEHLSKYSIDTNFRVAAQDLKKQLSSPSLIASPAGVSVIIPVWNAADTLEETVASVWAQTGVAAEAVIVDDLSSDDTVQVAERLVQLGNGKLILNKRNVGPGMSRHKGIQIASNELISTVDADDQLMPLKLSAEIDAMKGNDDVVAYSDVIYRRNDGIDVWTFENFANSAQKDALPLIAGRRGHIPRDMTFSRKLYNRTCGFETMLRMYEDWSFKIELAGVASSWVHSSELGVQYEHKQSGLSQGEPSKHLYFLHGAFLRHIDMLVLRYGSHTIDLLQGALSQFGKREYITQGLSLIRKNAYFSGNLLSDFYKLKDNINNLAFRDDLSFEMRLSQAYRDLLNSKAEVQKIS; via the coding sequence ATGGCCCATCAGAATAAAATAATTATAGCGGGTGTAGGCCGATCCGGAACGTCATTTTTGTTTGAAGAAATCGCATCTGCTTTGAAAGAATTAGGAGATTCTTCTTTTTTCTATGAACCATATCTTTGGTCACCAGAGAAAGTTAATAAAACTGGCAAGGTGGCAGCAGAACCATTTGATACAAGAAATTTTTCTCCGTTTGGAATACACGTGCATTGTGAAAGTCCTCTTTTTCTGCGAAAATCGCATTCTCTTCATGACCAAATGATCGCCAGAATTTTTAAGGGGAATGGCCACCGCTTAACCAAGTTAATTAGAGGAAACGGGCGTCTTGAAGCTTATTTATCTAGCGACCCTAGCATAAAGGTCATCGGCGTACTGCGTGACGTGGTAGGAACGATTAATTCTGCAGCCAACCATTTTTCTTTTTTCGGAGAAGAGTTCCACCCCACAGATCGACCAAGATTTGGAAGAGAAGTTCTTCAGCGCTTCAACGAGCAAGTCGTCGTTCCAAATGAAAGTGAAGTTGACCGACAAGTGATTTGGTCCTGTCTCTGGTGGCAGTTTATGAACCGCGCCTTATTTGAAGCAAAAAGAGTCTTTCCAGATAGAATCTTGATTGTTGATTATGGTTCTTTGAAAATAGATCAAGAAGGGGCGTACAATAAAATTGAGGAATTCCTTGGAATTCCCATCAAAAAGCACAGACTAAACAAGAAGATTGGAATAACTTCTTCTGCAAACTACTTGAAAGGAGTAAATGAAAGTTTGTTGGAGCCATTTCAAAAATGGCTAAACGACTCATTGGATGGAGATTCTGACATCTTCGTGAGACCAGAATCGCAAACCCTTTTTCCCGCCGAAAAGATCTTGCAATCTTACTCATGCACGCGCGAAGGGGTCGTTCTCCGTAGCCCGCTGTTTCGCACAGTAATAGGTTGGAGATACCAATTAGCGAGAGAAGAAGAGAAGGCAAGAAAGCTGGAACACCTGAGTAAATACAGCATTGACACTAACTTTCGCGTTGCTGCTCAAGATCTAAAAAAGCAACTCTCATCCCCTTCCCTAATCGCTTCCCCTGCGGGAGTTAGCGTGATCATACCAGTTTGGAACGCTGCAGATACTCTTGAAGAAACCGTTGCATCAGTGTGGGCGCAAACTGGTGTTGCAGCAGAAGCGGTTATAGTAGATGACTTATCTAGCGATGATACCGTACAGGTGGCTGAACGGCTTGTACAGCTCGGCAATGGAAAACTTATACTCAACAAACGAAATGTGGGACCAGGGATGTCACGACACAAAGGCATCCAGATTGCTTCCAACGAGCTAATCAGCACGGTAGATGCCGACGACCAACTGATGCCACTCAAGCTTTCCGCTGAAATTGACGCAATGAAGGGCAACGATGATGTTGTTGCATACTCAGATGTAATTTACAGACGCAATGACGGGATAGATGTCTGGACTTTTGAAAATTTTGCTAACAGCGCCCAGAAAGACGCACTGCCTCTTATTGCAGGGCGAAGAGGCCATATCCCACGAGATATGACATTCTCTCGCAAGTTATACAACAGAACTTGTGGCTTTGAGACGATGCTACGAATGTATGAAGACTGGAGTTTCAAGATTGAACTCGCAGGTGTGGCTTCGTCTTGGGTACACAGTTCGGAACTTGGTGTTCAATACGAACACAAGCAATCAGGGCTTTCTCAAGGAGAACCAAGCAAACATTTGTATTTTTTACATGGTGCATTTCTCAGACACATTGATATGCTTGTTCTCCGCTATGGTTCACACACGATAGATCTTTTACAAGGTGCATTATCTCAATTTGGAAAACGCGAATACATTACACAAGGTTTGAGTTTAATTCGAAAAAATGCATATTTCTCAGGAAACCTTTTGTCTGATTTCTACAAGCTAAAAGACAATATCAACAACTTAGCATTTCGTGATGATCTTTCATTTGAAATGCGCCTGTCGCAAGCTTACAGAGATCTTTTGAATTCAAAAGCCGAAGTGCAAAAAATTTCTTAA